From Patagioenas fasciata isolate bPatFas1 chromosome 23, bPatFas1.hap1, whole genome shotgun sequence:
ATGTCACATGTAGCACAGCCCTTTAAAATGGAACAAAAACATAGTAATTTAaattctcctttttatgagtgTATTTCTAAGAGTCAAATTCTGATAGCACATGTCACAATCTCTTGAAACTTCTCATCAATGGGGCTGAAATCTCCCTAAAAGCACAGATTGTACAGATATCTTATTTTCAGAAACAGATACTTGCACCTCCAACCCTATCTCGTCTCAGAAATTAACTCTTTGGTTAGTGGAACATACAGTTTCAGCTTCCAGATTTAAAGTGTGACCTCGGTGAcccacctttcagttttccaaggaagCTGCTCATTAAGGGTCTGGCACTGCCTCTGGCCAAGAACAAGCTGTCGGTTCCTCCCACGGCTCCTTACCTGGGTGCTGATCTGCAGTGGGACAGTCTGGGTCCGGATCCATGTatgcacctctgccagctccttctTTTGCCCATCTGTAAACCatggctgctgcttctgcatgACGGTCAGCTTCTCCAGATCCTCCTTCAAAACCTCCTCTTTGATTCTGCAGGCAACAGACACCCGTGAACACAGCTGTACCGAACGAAGCAAGGCGGGCACTGACTGCAGTCACTATGGGAGAGTCTCTTCACCAGTGTCTGTGGCCGAAGTCTAGGAGCATCAGCCATCGAAAAGCAACTATACTTTGTCACACCTTGTTTGCTTTGTGAGGCTTCTTTCCAGAACTGGTCTAGGtgtcagggtttttttggttcttgtttttgtgggggttttttgtgtttggtgtggTTTTACTCAATTTTTTTGAATGTGGAATTTCATGACACATAAGCGAATTGCAAGCAACTTGCAAATAACAGGTATTTTTACCCCTTCATGCATTCAAAGTACAGGACAATAACCAATCCCCTCAACACTTCAGCAGAAAGGTTACATGTTACCATATTTTAACTGATGGGGGAATGGGAAAAGacaacaaaaggaaataaacagGGCGTAAAATAAACAGTAAATTAATACACCTTGGAGTTTCACTTGCACATGCACTTCCACGGTCTCATTTTTAATTCCACAGTTCTATGCACAATTCCAAACTACGTGTCAAAAATTGTTGATGTTTTCCAACCTGTTAGGCATTTGGTAAGTCATCAGAACTCGCTCCGGTGTGTGATCCATCATCACCAACACTGACTCAGGTTTGGATTTATGAGCTGTCCCTTTTTCTCCTGCTTCCCAATTCTTCTCTTCTTTGGAAGCTTCAGAACAATCGTTGCTGGTAAAATACTTGCTGCTTTTCCCACTACCTGCTGAGAATtaccatgaaaaaaaatgaacacagatGCCTGAGAAATCCTAGTAATCCAGCACAAAAAGTAACAGAATACCAGTGTATTCTTGCAAGCTAGTTCTACAACATGAACACGGGCACTCCCAGATGACTGCTCTAGCAAGTGACTGCAATCTATTGAGAATTCAAAGACAAAGTGCATTTTATTAAGTTATTCGAGGTCTCCAAAGCTCTATTTACTCTTCTCAACATTAATTAGCTCAGCTTCTCTGCTTCTGTTTCAAGAGGTCCTGCTCTAGGCAGATCTACCTTTATTCAAACAAGATGTAAGCCAGTATTTAATGTAGAGAGAAGTCATAATGAGCAAAATGAATTACCAACGTACTAGCAAAGCATCAAACATCCAAATCTTTAACTTCCCTACCTGTGCCACAACCAGAAGTCTTATTGGAGCCAGAGCCTAAAGAACCAGATAAAGCTGATCCACTGCCTGATGCTGCTGAACCTGTGCCAGACTGGGAGTCCTCATAGAGCCAGCAGTCAGTAAGATCACTAGAGGCACAATGGCTGTCTTCCAGATCGTTGTCCTGGAGacgaaaatcaaaacaaacatatCCATGGAAGTTACATTTAAGTTAGAAACAGGAAGTTCATGCATTTACTGAATTCGTCATAAGTTGACTAAGTTCTTGTACCAATCCAATAGGTCTGGAGCTTCTAGCTCTGAAAATGAATGGTGGTCTACAACTCAGGATAACACTCTTCACAGGTTAAATCAAGAAGCGTCTGGACTCAGGTTTTACTGGTTTCTGCTGTAGATCCTTCCCCACTGGGTCAAGATATTGTACTGTTGcattaatttaatattttctgcTGATAAGAGAGCAGGAGTCTGTTCCCTTCATGTCCTGTTAGACGGCATGAAGCAGCCAGACACATCAAGCAATGGTGCACTATGGGGAAAACGAGAGGACGTTCCCCTGATTCGCTATGTGAAGCTCACTGCTTGGCAGCTACAGGCACACCAACTCCCCTTTCAGGACCCTACCCTGCAGTTTCAGCTGATCCAGCCTTCCCAGCCCAATCTGGATTCGGGagccaacatttttttccttgactGCAGAGCTCAGATTCCTGTCTCTGAGTTTACCGCGGAAGTTGGAGAGGCCTTTTCTATGCCCATGTATGGAAACCGACCCACACGGATCCCTGTTCTTCGTTCATTAGCTGCATCCCTGGGAGACAGAGGGAGTAATTAGAAGCGTATCTTCCCTTTGTTTTGGTTCTCCACAGAGACTGTGGGACTGGGTGAAAAAGGATGCGAATTGCGCAGCACTAACCAAGTTCCACATGCATAAAAGCCCAAAACCCAAAATTCCTGCCGAAATTAAAAAGGCTGCCTTAAAAACGCTGAGCAAAGGTGGCTTGTGGCAGCCTAGATCAGAAGATCTCACATTTCTGTCATTTGCTAAGTGCCAACACTGTACTGTTATGAGTTCCCATGGGTGCATGTACAAACAGCTTTCTCCACCTCCTGTGCTATTCGTGCCCTGCACTCTACATAGCACAGCCTGTGGAAAAAGCAGCTCACAAAATCTGGTGACCCTGAAACACAGATCATCAGCACTGGTTCTGGTGACCAAACACCAGGAAAAGTCAAGAGTTTCTCCTCTACATTAAAAAATTGTGTTACTTACACATTTAGCTTCTGCACGTGCTTTAACATCAGTACTAACAGAAAGCTCCATGGGCTTTGGCAGCTCTTCTTGaagcaaattcagctgaaggGGGGAGCTGCTCCGTGAGCTGCTCAACAGCAGGGCCTGGTCACGCTGGCCCTCTGGCTGGTCCCTCACAGATGAGGCAGAAGAGGCTGGAAGGGGCTGATCCAGAGAGTGTGGTGTGATCGGTGATGGAGCGGGAGGGGGGGCTGGAGGCAGCGTAGTGCATGGGTATGAAGACGGGGGATAAACAGACTGAGGGCTAGGAAGAAAGACATATTGAGGCATCTGAGCATATGTgggaatattctgaaaaaatacagCCATAAACATGCCTACATTTGGGGGATACAGTGCTGGGCATAACTGTGCTTCACAGCACTGTCGGGACAATGGCGTGGACTCGGGTTGTAACCAGCGAAGGGCAAGCTCCTCTCCTAACGAAGATGCTGGGAAAGTGGGCAGTGGATCCGAACAGGCAGGAAGTCCCACAGGAGGAAGGACGTTCACACTGGAGGAGCTCATACAGGACAGTTCCGAGGGAGAGGACGACTGTTTCTGAATTGTTCTCTTCTCACATGGAAGACTATTTCTGTTTTTACTAGAAGAGTGGCTATCTGAGGACTGTCTCTGAGGTTTCTGGCGCTTGAATTTTCCATGTTTGCCTTTTTTACAGCTAGCTGGGCTCATCTGCTTTGAAGGGGAATCTCctaaggaggaagaaaaacagacacaTTGACTGAAATGACagacctgggggaaaaaaaactgaaaaagcaaCATCCAGATAATTGAGTGTGGCTTATTCAGAGAGCTGACTTTCCTCTGGATAATTCTTCCACACACAACAGTGTACGTACAGTATCTACCTTCATGTCATCAATTTTCTTATTGATCATTTTGGCTTATCCCAATCAGATCTTCTGCATTCCTCCAAGGGAAGGCAATAAACTACTTGGGATCTGTAGGGTTTATTGCAATAATTACCTGCTCTGTGCAAAGTCTAAGATAGGAACACACAAAATGGAGTAGATATCTGTGTGGGCAACGCTGTTGTCAAGCTTTGGCAGCTCAAAAGAAGTATTCTGTTTGAGTCACAGTAAGATACTCACCAAATCACATGAAAGAGAACCAGACTCCACAGGTAGGTTGGTCTTTCTAAGTCATCTACTAAGTCTTGATTTCTCAAAGCTGCTGCCTACCTTGGCCACAGGAATGTCCGTTGCTACTTCTGTTCCCCTGCTGAAGGTAAGTCCTAAATGGAGAGAGCAAGATCCTCTGGCGGAACTTGTCAACGTAGTTCTGCTCCTCCTTCTGAGTGTGTGCTGACAACGTCTCTTTTGTTAGCCCAACTGGCTTCAGGTCCTCAGGCACCACGGTGAGATTCTGAGCACTCACAGAAGGCAGCTCAGTCTGTTCATTTCCAAGCACAGCATCCTCCATTGTAGTCACTTCTTCgaagagggaagaaaataaaacaccctTTGCTTTGGTGTTCTGGTGTCAACCCCCACAACAGCCAGAGGGTTACACAGAAAACAGCCTGGTCTGAGCTACCGAGCAGATACAGGCCGCGGGGGCGGGGGGAGAAAACACCCTTTAGGATCGAATACAGTTACACAAACATCAACCGAGAAATTCACTTCGCATGGTCTGGAAAACTTCAAATTCACCTGGAAGTTACAGAGGCACCtctttcttcatactttcttAGAACAACAGCAGCTAAATactcatttttatgtttctttctgCATTAAAATGAAGTAACACTGGCCCATtagccatttttattttaatcctcAACCACCAAAAGCACATTGTTTTGAGATACACGTGATTAatttaaagggaaagaaaactgtACACTGTTAAAATTAGGTTTTATTACAATACTGTAAAAATCTCCAGGCTCAAATTTTCTTCACTGTGTTCCTAGAAGGACCTTGATTATATATCAGATTTTATATTCATAAGAATGTAACTCAAAAGGACAAAACTTTCTCACTGTGTACTTAAGGCTGGAAACACTGAGAGTCAAGTCACTGCTTTGTGAGTGTGACCGGTACCTGATTCAGGGTGCGGGACATGCACGATGGTGCTGCTGTAACTGCACTGGCTGGTGACCGACACCACGCTGGGCGCCTTGGCGGGGAGGCCCAGGTCCGCCGGAGGAGCTCCCGCCGCCCCTGCAGCCGCCCGGCCCTTCAGCGTCTCCTCCCGCTGGGCAGATACCGGAGCCTGGGAGTTACCTGCGAAAGCACAGTAGTATCTATTGGGAAATAACAAAGTTTCTACATGGAATTGCATCCCAAGCACTGTGTTCCGAATTCATCAAGTCTGACTGGTTCAGAAACAACCAGTAACCATGCAGACTATTAAATAAGTCAATCTTATATACAAATAAATGTAACATTCATATACCAGTGCAACCATAGCAGACTATACGTGGCATAAAATGAGTGAGTAGGTTCATTTAGCTACAAACAATAGTTTTTTTGATGCACTCTACATTCAAAGACTTAATACTGTAGTTTATGCTTAATTGTGGGATCTATACAAGGTAAGCAAATATTTGCTACATAACCAAAATATCCGTGCTGTCAGTGTGACAATTTAAAAAGTGGACATAAACCTTGGAACGTACAACAGCAGCATATACAAAACACATCAGTTGTTGCGGTTCCACTATGATGGTCAGTATGCTTTGTGTTACCTTCCAGTGCCTCAGCGTCCTGCTGACTGCGCTGCACTTGCTTGTCATCTTCTGAAGACGACGATGATGTATTTGCAGAAGATTTACATTTCCTTTTCAATGCTGGAATACTGCAGCTCTCCAGATACCTGAAATAAAAGCGAATTACAGGAAGCTCTCTCTActtcgtgttttttttttcaaattttgagAAACAAACATTTGGACAATTAAAACTGGAAACCGAGGGGTTGCTAACTAGCATTTTAAATTCACTGCAGAAAGCTCTGGATACATATCTGCTTTCCAATGagtattttaaatgaaatctatcaattactctttttttacataaaaaaggaaggaaaaaaaaagaaaaaaatacactgttaTCCACTGGGTTaaaaaatactgacattttttaCAAATTACATTAACTTTCTATTTTATATAGATGTTCTCAAAATGTATACTGAGAAGACATTGACATATTGTCCCCATCGAAATTCTCTTAAACTCCTATTGCACCAATGGTGAAACCAGCAGTATAAAAACGTCAATATTTGCAAACGGAACCTTAGGCCCTAAGTTCTTCATCACTGTGTAATTCAGACCGACTGAGCATTGGGATggattgcccagagaggcaaaGAACTCGACAAACAATTCCACACAGTTTAGACTAATGCAAACTGCTTGAAAATTTACCTTCCACCTATCATCTTATATCACTAAAATCACTCCGTATTTTATTACCTGATGATAGTATCAACACAATTGATCTGCTGGTAGGAAGGAACACATGGAGTCTTTCTTGAATCAGCATAAAGTGCATTGCCTGGTTCTTCTGTGCTATCGCCCCTCAGTGTGTGAAGAAAACAGGAAGCAGTGTGACCCTTTcctggagaagaagaaatcctcacAGACTCCCCTCAAAGGCATTTGAACACCACCCCTAACAAGCTGCACacctacacacacacattcatatatatatatatatacacactgggATATACATATTTTCTACAGGGACATACAGTCTATGACAGCAAAGCTCTCATTACCAAATTATTCTGCATTTTCTTATGTGGAGACAGGGAATCGAGAAGGGGAAAGAATGCCTAAAAACACCCCCACAACACCTTAAACTTCCACTTAGAACaaccagaaaacagaaagaaaacaggataGTGAAAATATTGTATTTAGATTGTAAACAAAGCTGCAATTACTATTACTTTTCTCTCAATTCATACATCACAGAATCTGACCTGTTATTTAAGAGCAATTCTCAGTTTTTATAGCATGGATACGCTGGTCAGACCGCACCACCACTCAGTGCAGTCCTCTTGTCAACAGGACTAGGACTTAACTGTAACCCTCAGAGAATATCACAGTGCAAAATGTTTTGATACAGATTCCTGTGATATTTGAGGGAGTTCCCTGTTCTCTCCATATATCTGTGCCAAGTACTAACTGCAAATAATGTGCATTGACATAATACTAAGCACTCAATAACTAAACCACTCCCTCATTGGGAAGTAGGACAGTGTTTTCCAACCCATGGGCTGTTTCTGAGAGCCCACAAGAGGTAATTAAGGGAAGCTTCCATAGGAGGCTTATACTTGCTGTAAGAAAGTCTGCATTTTCACTAGAAAACGTTACAATAAAAAAACCCTAAGTCTATTAACCTAGAAAGAGATGGATGTATGCCTCCATATCTTGGAGAGTAGTTAAAAAGTTATTGCATTTGCTGAggtgtttttttgtggtggtttgtgggttttttaaccagtgtttttttgatttaaaaaaccaatcaaccaaccacaaacaaacccaaaacaagaacaaaaccaaaatgatgaCGACCACCACAAGAACACCATCAAAACACTTCCCGTATTTAAGTCATGCTGAAGTGCTCTCCCGCGTTCTTCAGCATAACGCCATGGCTATAGATCTACACAAGTTCCtctggtggagtcaaacccttcTGACTCCTAAGGGTGGGCAACAGGAGATGGCAAagccctgtccctcctgtcatAAGGCAGATAGAGCAGACCTAATTGGTGGGGGGAATGGAAACGGGCCCCTGATCGGAAAGGTAAAAGAACCCTCTCTCAaaccccatcaccacccttggtgccatTAACAAATAGGTATGAGGCCCTGCACGCAGCaaatcaggcagagaacagccaagaagatttGCCTGGAGAGACCTCATCTACAACATGGATTACAACTGCAGCTGTAAGAAAAACACAAGAAGGGTGGCTGCAGTTGGCCTGTAGTtccccttctgaggggaacagagggccctgcatgtcgcccagacccatcccccagggaggtctgctgccttcctggggccaggctgagggacattaatagaagacttccTGGGctaattcagccctcagactaTCATCCCCTGTCagcagtccaagctggcagtgaggacattaacagaagtgccaagataattaaaaaagactttaaagcactgggtcagtcagctcatgggacaggagcacaggctgATTCTGTGAGTCTTACCTTAAGGATGATAATTACGTGAACCTACCTCCCAGCACTTCTGAGCTCGCAGCCTCTTCATGTCCATTCTGTGGCTTGCTCCTTGATGCAATATACAGCTGCTGTCCCAGATTCTTTATTCGGTTGATATCTGCACAAACCTGTTGCAATGTCATCTTGAGATACGCGAAAATGTAAAGtcagaataaaattaataaaaagagTCCATAGGAGACCATTAGGATGGGCTTGTGTTCTTGTATTCTCCAGACTGAAAGGGAGTAGACTGTCAGCCTAAGTCTAAGTATTTGCAAATTTAGTGAATCTAATCATCACGGTTAATTTAATTAACTATCACAAAGCTCAAACAGCCTATTTGTTTTAATACTGATGCAAGCCTTGAGAGTGGGAATAAGCTGATGACTTACCAGGAGTCTCACAAGGAAAGGAGGTAATTGCAAAGCGTGTTTTAGGACAGCGCTGTTTCCACTCCCTTCTATAGCACTGTACCTCTAGTTCcctttttgaaacaaaacagaaaatcccaaacaaacagaaacccctccacatgcATCAATCCTTTTTCTGGTTGCATGGTTCTTCCACTTTTTTCTCTGAGCCCAGTGGTTCTTTGAGAGGGCTGATCTTAAGTACGTCTTCAATTTACTTTAGTGAACTACCATGGTAGTTATCTGCTCATTTTAGCCAGCAAAATTAAGAGTAACAAACGACAGCTGCCATTCTATAACTGATCGATTTAAGTACATTTAGCTTGAACGCAGCTCTATCTTCCCACTTAAGGAAAATTCAGGATGAGTAGTGCATATGTACACagtaaaaatgttcattttaagaATCGTATTTCTACTACTCTGCAGGCAGTGACACATTTATAGACTTACTGGTTCCTGTATTTCCTCCGCACAATTCCCATTGGAGTCACTGGACGATGCTATGCTGATATAGTGTTCATAAGAGCCATTGCTTCCAAGGCTTCCATAACCACTGGAAACATTACTGTGAACTGGCTGTATGAGGGAAAAAAACAGTAACTAAAAAAACAGTAATCCTCTTCGAGAACAAAAAGAAGGGAACAACATATTTTGCCACACAGAATTCaagtaaacaaagaaaattaaatgagAAGTCAGTATGGCTCTGGGCTCTGCCACGTGCTTGGTTAAAATTCTCTACCATGCTTAAAAATGTTTCAGGATGCAGAGTTATCTTTCAACATAAAGACCTGGCAAATATGTCAAACAAAATAGCTTTTTCTGATCAGGTGGCTACCTAGAGCCGTATTTTCCTGctgccacctgcctgtctccactgAGAACTTCCCACCCCCAAAGCACTCTGCTGAACAGACGCAAGCTTCTTCAGCCACTCATTCAGAAGGCCAGCCAGTATTTTGAAATTCTTTCACCTCCTTTACCTGCAGAAGTAGCTTGTAAATTTGTCCTTGCAATTCTCTGATCTCTTTCTCGACACTGCTCGTTTCTTTACTTCTTGCAGCAAAGACATCTTCATTCAGAGGGCTTCTGGAGATAGCCAACAAAATTCCACTATTAACTTGAATTCAATGAAGAAAAGGTACCCATAAAAGCAGtagattctttttcttttgtcactGTCATTATTGTGACTGTTTTCCTGAATCAACAAGGGATGTCATCTGTTCGCCAGCAGCTCGGCCGGGGTCCCGGGGCAGCGCTATGGGAACAGCGCTCACACGGCGCCCCAGGGAAGCAGTGACAGCAGCGCAGGTGGACAAGCACCCACCCCTCTGACTCCTTCACTCACAAGACAAATTCACACCACATAAAATCTGGAATAAAAGATCCCAGGCCATCCCCAAAAGCCATTTCCTAGAAAAGAAACCAGTTAAGAGGAAGGCAGGCAGTCCTGTTTCCAAATCTCTTGGGAGTTAAGGAGAAACACCAGAAAAATTAACCAGCACATTCCATACtgattgtatttttaaaagaagttacCGTGGTAAATATTTAGATTCTGTATCAAGTGAATGTTCCAGAACAAAAGAAGCCAGAAGGCGATTTTGGCAACATGCCTGtcaattaattcttttttttgaTGGGCCAATCAT
This genomic window contains:
- the PER3 gene encoding period circadian protein homolog 3 isoform X5 yields the protein MVHISEQAASILNCKKKVLDSSRFVELLVPQDVSVFYTHTDQSHLPLWSTESQTASLYEYAQVKSFFCRIRCGKDQNQETRCHPFRITPYLVHVCTSVHVDAESCCLALAEKIHSGYEAPRIPMDKRIFTTTHTPGCVFLEIDDRAVPLLGYLPQDLIGTSILMYLHPEDRPLMIAIHRKILKFAGQSPFEHLPIRFCTQNGDYVILDTSWSSFVNPWSRKVAFVIGRHKVRTSPLNEDVFAARSKETSSVEKEIRELQGQIYKLLLQPVHSNVSSGYGSLGSNGSYEHYISIASSSDSNGNCAEEIQEPMTLQQVCADINRIKNLGQQLYIASRSKPQNGHEEAASSEVLGGKGHTASCFLHTLRGDSTEEPGNALYADSRKTPCVPSYQQINCVDTIIRYLESCSIPALKRKCKSSANTSSSSSEDDKQVQRSQQDAEALEGNSQAPVSAQREETLKGRAAAGAAGAPPADLGLPAKAPSVVSVTSQCSYSSTIVHVPHPESEVTTMEDAVLGNEQTELPSVSAQNLTVVPEDLKPVGLTKETLSAHTQKEEQNYVDKFRQRILLSPFRTYLQQGNRSSNGHSCGQGDSPSKQMSPASCKKGKHGKFKRQKPQRQSSDSHSSSKNRNSLPCEKRTIQKQSSSPSELSCMSSSSVNVLPPVGLPACSDPLPTFPASSLGEELALRWLQPESTPLSRQCCEAQLCPALYPPNVGMFMAVFFQNIPTYAQMPQYVFLPSPQSVYPPSSYPCTTLPPAPPPAPSPITPHSLDQPLPASSASSVRDQPEGQRDQALLLSSSRSSSPLQLNLLQEELPKPMELSVSTDVKARAEAKCDNDLEDSHCASSDLTDCWLYEDSQSGTGSAASGSGSALSGSLGSGSNKTSGCGTAGSGKSSKYFTSNDCSEASKEEKNWEAGEKGTAHKSKPESVLVMMDHTPERVLMTYQMPNRIKEEVLKEDLEKLTVMQKQQPWFTDGQKKELAEVHTWIRTQTVPLQISTQGCATCDIREASCEAAVADDNAENKGKSPPLLRR